A region of the Myxococcus stipitatus DSM 14675 genome:
CGTCACCCGAGCTGGCGGCCCTCTGCGCGAAGATGCTCCTGGTGGAGCCCGGCCGCAGGTTCCAGGCCCCCTACGCCGTGCATGCCGCGCCTCGGGACCATGGAGACTCCGCCGTGCTGCGCGCCCAGGAATGGCTGGAGGCACACCTGCATGGCCCCGTGACGCTGACGGGCGCGGCCAGTGCCGCCAGCCTGGGGGAGCGGACCCTCTTGCGACGGTTCCGCAAGGCCACCGGAGACACGCCGCTCGACTACGTGCAGCGGCTGCGCATCGAGGCCGCTCGGCGTCTGCTGGAGACCACGCCTCGCACCGTGGAGGACATCTCCCTGGCCGTGGGCTACGCGGACACCACCGCGTTCCGCCGCCGCTTCAAGGCGCGCACCGGATTGACACCCGATGCCTACCGCCGGCGCTTCGCGCTGCGCTGAAGAGTCCTTCGCGAGGCCCGGCTGCGGACCTCCGCACGACGGGTGCGAGAGGCTCGATGGCGCGAGGTCAGCGCCCGTTCATTCCTGGAGCGTGATGACCTGCTCGGCCATGTTGCCATCGCTGTCCATCATGTTGGACCTGAGAGTGGCCTCGCCCGGAAAGCGCTCCCGGAGCGACTGCTTCGACAAGGTCACCGACAGCGGAGGCACCCCGAGGAACTCTTCGTGCCCGAGGACACCCGCCTCCACGTTCCAGGCGACGTGCCGCACCCCGGTCCTGGCTTCGAACGTGACGTCGGTGGCCGTCTCGCGCAGGACGAGTTGCGCGTTGCTCGCGGAGGCGACGCGGTCGGGATGGAGCCAGCGGTGGAACCCCAGGCGCACCGCGCTGCTGCGGTCCCAGCCGGTCTCATGGACGGGCAGCACGGGCGAGAGGCCCGCCGACGTGGCGCTCCTGGGCTCCAGCCCCATGAACGTGCGGTTGATGAAGTCGAAGTCGCGCGACATCACCCCCTTGCCATGGACCGGGTGATGCAGGCTGAAGCAGTGTCCAAGCTCGTGCATCGTCGCGCCCAAGCCCGTGGCGTAGTTCGCCCAATGGGTGCCTCGCCCCGCGCTGTCATCGAGCAGCACGGACGTGTCGATGCGCCGCTCATCGAGAAACCGCGCGGCGACCTCATCGAGCGACTCGGCCCACGTGTGCAGCGTGCCGCTCCCGAAGAGCCCCAGCCGCCCGCCCCCGAGCGCGGTATGCGCGAGCACCTGCTTTTGAACGGGGTCGAAGTGCGTCATCGACATGATGACCACGTCAATGGTCTCGGGTCGGTTCGGCAACGACCCGAACTCGCCATAGAAGTAACGCCACAGGGCGAGCCCATCCATCTGGTGTGCCAGCGCCGTGGTCAACCTGCTGCGGAAGACCGTCACGACGGGAGCACCTGAGCCATCGCGCTCGAAATGGAACGTCCGTCGTCCCAAGCCCTGGGCGGCGAGCGCCTCCGCCGTGAAGGTCTGCATGAGCTCGGCGCCGGTGCCAATCCGACGCAGGGCGCTCGCGAGGTCGTTCGGCTCACCTTCCGGTGCGTCGAATCGACCCTCCGCGTCGGCGGCGACGACGTACACGAAGCGAACGGCCTGGGAAGTCGTCATGGGTGCGTAGCTGAGCGGGAAGCGGTGCAGCACGCCCCCTGCCTCGAGCAGGACGTCGTTCGTCCCTGGGGCCAGTCGCACGAGGGTCTTGAACCGGCCTCCCGTCGCCGGCCACGCACGCATCGGCTCGCGATGCAGTCCGGCGGACACCTCCGTGACCTCCGTCGGCACAGTGCCGGTCAACAACGCCAGCGGATACCGGAGCGGCTCACCTGCTTCCAGGTTCTCCACCTCGAGGAGCGGCTTGACGACCTCCACGAGGCCCGGTGCCGTGCTGACGTGAGTGCCCAGCCGGTCGACCCGGCGTGCGAGCAGGCGATAGGTGCCGAGCGGCACATCGTCCGTCCGCCAGTCGAAGACCGCCGGCGCGGTGGCCACCGCATGGCCGGATGCGAGAGGAATCTGGTCCGCCGTCGTCTCCAGGTCGCCATCCGCGTCGGCGAACAGGTCCACGGTGGCCGTCCCCGCGATGGTCGAGACCCACTCGATGGAGACGGGCACGCCCGGGGCAATCTTCAGGTGGGTGGCGGGGCGAACCACGGAAGTAACACCCGCGGCGTCGTCGGTGTTGCGGTCGGGTTCCCCGGAGCCACAGCCGACGCTGATGGCGGCGGCGAGCAGCGAAGCGCACAAGCGGATGAACATGCATGGAGGCTACCACCCAGGACCTGCCCCCCGGTGTCGGGCCCTGAGTTGGTTGCCTCTTGAAGCCCTTTGGAGCGGGGCCTCGAAGTCTCCTGATATGCGCCAGAGGACTCGCGCCGCGACCTGCCAGCGTCCACGCGTCGCGGCGCCGTCCCGAGGGCGGCTCAGAAGAACTGACTGCTCTTCACCGGAGAGTCCGTGAGCTGCCGGTGTCGGACACCCTCGCTCCGCGCCCAGCCTGGGGCCACGTCACCCGTGAGTCCCTGAACGGCGGTGACCAGCGCGAGAAGCGTGGGCAGGTCATCCAGTGTGCTCTCATCCATCTGCACCGCGAGCAACTCTCCCGCCAGCTCCTCGACCGGGCGCTCGTCGGGCTGGACCCGTTCCGTCTGGCGCGTCTTGGCGTTGAACTTCAGGCGCTCGCCCCACGGTGTCGTCTTGCTCTGGTAGAGGTAGGTGGTCAGGTCCGCCGCGAAGGCGCTCTCTTGCGTCCACCGGGTGAGGTGGCTCCAGAGCACCTGCCCGGGACGATGGGGATGCAGCGACTCGAGCAAGGGGCCTTCGAGGTCCGCCAGGTCGTAGGCCACCACGAGGCCCGGCGCCTCACTGCCGCCCTCGGGCCAGGGCTCCGCGGGAACGCCCAGGCGCTTCGCGACGGCGAGGCCGAGGATGGCGCTCTGTCGCTCAGGGAGGATGAACACCCGAGGGACTCCCACTCCGACGTGCTTCAGGACCGCCTCCACGCGACGGAGTCCCTCCAGGCAGAGCACACCCGAGTCCTGGACGAAGGCATAGCGCCCGGTCATCCCCTCGTCGAAGCCATGCGGCGACAGGTGGAGCAACACCGTCCCGGTCGTGACGAACTGCCAGCCACGGAGGTCCTCGAGGTCGAGGGACGTCGCGTGACGGGCTGCATCGGCGCGGCGGAGGAAGCGCCGCAAGCGCGTCATCATGACGTCGAGCCCCGAGGACTCCTCGGGGAGCGCCTCCGGAACAGTGCGCAGACGCTCGAGAAGGGCAAGCCGACGCCGGGGCTCGTCCAGGTCCCCCGTCATCAAGGCGTTGTAGCCGAGCAGATAGCAGGCCATGAAGCGCGTATCGACGAGCCCCGGAGGGGAACACAAGGTGAGCACCGCCTGGCCATGCGCTCCGATGTGCTCCAGGGCCGCCACGAACTCGTAGATGATCTGCTCTGAATCCGGGGCCAGCTCGAAGGCACGCTGGAGGACGGTCGCCGCGAGGCCGTGCAGGCCCTGCTCAATCAGCTCATACCCGAGGGAGAAGTACGCCCCCGCATCGTCCGGGAGCGAGGCGATGTCGCGCACCTGCTGCGCCAACGCATCGCCCGCGAACACCGCCGCGACCCCGGCAAACGCCCCCCACGCCTCGCTCCAGTGCGCCTTCGTCCGCAGCTCGGTCATTCCTGGATAGCTCAGGACGGAGCGAATCGTCCTGAACGCCGTGTTCGCATCTTCCGAAGCGAGGGCGGCGAGTGTCTGGTCACGGAGGTCGGTGAACGATGCAGGCACGATGGCTCCAGTTGAATCGAGAGATGGTGTGGCTGGCGGATGAAGCGAGGCGGGGAATCTCTTCGAGAGTGGAGTGCGCGGAGGCTTCTTCGGCTCGAGCGGAAGACGGGGACTTCGCACCGGGGACTCGACCACCTGCGGGAGTCGTTCACCCGAGGAACGAAACAACCCTCCCCCGTGCTCGTTCGTGAGCGTGGCCGCGGCCCCCACGAAGGAGAGCAACAGCTCGGGCTGCTCTTCGGGCGGGATGGGTTCCTTCGTCAGTTGGACGAGCTCTTCAACCAGAGCATCGCTCGGACGTCCATCCGGCGGCGCCCACTCCAACCGACCCGTCTCCGGGTTCGATACCGGGCGCTTCCCCCAGGGCGTGAAGAAGTCCTGGCACAACACCGAGGTGAAGTCCGCGACAACAGGCCCTGGCGTCGTCCAGCAAGTGAGGTGGCTCCAGAGTTTCTGTCCTGGACGATGCCGGCCCAGCGAGACCAGGACGGGCTTCTCCACGTCCCGGAGGTCGTATGCGACGACAAGGCCGGGCTCGAGAGAGCCTCCGTCGGGCCACGGTTCGCAGGGAACACCCAACACGCGGGCCGTGGCCTTCGCGAGGATGAAACTGTTCCGATCAGGAAGGGCGAAGACACGAGGAGGGAGGCAGTCGAGTCGTTCGAGAATGGCCTTCGCCAGGCGAATGCCCCGCGCACAGCCCCGTTGACTGTCGAAC
Encoded here:
- a CDS encoding tetratricopeptide repeat protein, whose product is MAEARRRVAHLQALRQIPEALPIGLKGQDANGLDTSLGQLQGFVARADAVQEVASLALDDLRGWHFVTTGSVLLSLSPHGLDAGMNGRYAGLFDSQRGCARGIRLAKAILERLDCLPPRVFALPDRNSFILAKATARVLGVPCEPWPDGGSLEPGLVVAYDLRDVEKPVLVSLGRHRPGQKLWSHLTCWTTPGPVVADFTSVLCQDFFTPWGKRPVSNPETGRLEWAPPDGRPSDALVEELVQLTKEPIPPEEQPELLLSFVGAAATLTNEHGGGLFRSSGERLPQVVESPVRSPRLPLEPKKPPRTPLSKRFPASLHPPATPSLDSTGAIVPASFTDLRDQTLAALASEDANTAFRTIRSVLSYPGMTELRTKAHWSEAWGAFAGVAAVFAGDALAQQVRDIASLPDDAGAYFSLGYELIEQGLHGLAATVLQRAFELAPDSEQIIYEFVAALEHIGAHGQAVLTLCSPPGLVDTRFMACYLLGYNALMTGDLDEPRRRLALLERLRTVPEALPEESSGLDVMMTRLRRFLRRADAARHATSLDLEDLRGWQFVTTGTVLLHLSPHGFDEGMTGRYAFVQDSGVLCLEGLRRVEAVLKHVGVGVPRVFILPERQSAILGLAVAKRLGVPAEPWPEGGSEAPGLVVAYDLADLEGPLLESLHPHRPGQVLWSHLTRWTQESAFAADLTTYLYQSKTTPWGERLKFNAKTRQTERVQPDERPVEELAGELLAVQMDESTLDDLPTLLALVTAVQGLTGDVAPGWARSEGVRHRQLTDSPVKSSQFF